The Eubalaena glacialis isolate mEubGla1 chromosome 3, mEubGla1.1.hap2.+ XY, whole genome shotgun sequence nucleotide sequence gaggggcggtgtggagagtgacctgtgctcgcacacaggcttcttggtggcggcagcagcagatttagcgtctcatgcccgtctctggggtccgcgctgataaccgtggctcacgcccgtctctggggtctgcgctgatagccacggctcgcgcccgcctctggggtccgcactgatagccgcggctcgcgcctgtctctggagctcatttaggcggcgctctgaatcccctctccttgcgcggcgcgaaacaaagaggcaagaaaaagtctcttgcctcttcggcagctgcagactttttcccggactccctcccggctagcaccgaagcccgagcctcagctcccagcccccgcccgccccggcggctgagcagacaagcctctcgggctggtgagtgctgctcggcactgatcctccgtgcggaaatctctccgctttgccctccgcacccctgtggctgcgctctcctccgtggctctgaagcttcccacctctgccacccgcagtctctgccggcgaaggggcttcctaatgtgtggaaacctttcctccttcacagctccctcccactggtgcaggtcccgtccctattcttttgtctctgttatttcttttttcttttgccctacccaagtacgtggggattttcttgccttttgggaggtctgacgtcttctgccagcattcagtgggtgttctgtaggagcagttccacgtgtagatgtatttctactgtatctgtgggaaggaaggtgatctccgcgtcttactcttctgccatcttgcccagaccccctatttctttcttttttatggctgagtaatatttcatcttctttatccattcatctattgatggacacttaggttgcttccatgtcttggctattgtaaatagtgctgctatgagcattggtgtgcatacatcttttctaattagagttttttttccagatatatgaccaggagtgggattgcaggatcatatggtaactctattttcagtttcttgaggaacctccatactgtttcccatagtggctgaaccaatttacattcccaccaaagtgtaggagggttcccttttctcacaacctcgccagcatttgttatttgtagactttttgatggtgtccattctgacctgtgtgaagtgatacctcattgtagttttgatttgcatttctctaataattagcaatattgagcatcttttcatatgcctgttggccatctgtatgtcttctttggagaaatgtctgtttaggactatttaggtcttctgtccattttttgatagggttttttttttttatgttaagctgtgtgagctgtttgtatattttggaaattaatcccttgtcagaagtattgtttgcaaatattttctcctagttggttgattttctttttgttttctttatgatttcctttactgtgcaacaGCTTAGTTTaactgggtcccatttgtttatttttgtttttatttccattacgctaggaggtggatccaaaaacatattgctgcaatttatgtcaaagagtgttctgcctatgttttcttctaggatttttatagtatctagtcttacatgtaggtctttaatccattttgagtttatttttatctattgtgttctaatttcattcttttgcacataaCTGTACAGTTCTTCCAGGactttttaatgaaaagactgtcttttctccattgcatatttttgcctcctttgtcatagattaattgaccataggtgtgtgggtttatttctaggctttctatcctgtttcattaatctatgtgtctgtttttgttccactaccatactgtgttgatttctgtaactttgtagtattgtctgaagtcaagAAAGGTGATTCCTCCAgtaccattcttctttctcaagattgttttggctttttggggtcttttctgtttccatataaatttaaacattgtttgttctagttctgtgaaaaatgccattggtaatttgatatgcCATTGGATTACACTTGTCTTTttcttgtggttgatttctaTCTAATCTATTGCCattggattgcactgaatctgtagattgcctcgggtagtgtggtcattttaacaatattgattcttccaatccaagaacatggtatatctttccatctgtttgtgccatGTTCAGtgtctctcatcagtgtcttacagtttttgcagtataggttttttgcctcctttggtaggtttattcataggtagtttattcttttgatgGGAAACTTTAGCTGTGCTGTCAACTTTGGAGAAGTATCCCAGTTGTACCGTGTTGGGTTGGCATTGTACAGAAATCAACAGCCATATTGGTCTCGAaacattaaacataattttttccatttgtacAGGGGTAGTGCACTGTATTAAATATGTAAGGTCTTATCTACATGGGTTTGATTACAGAAACTAATAAAGTATtctctaaataaaaagaaaattgtttatattattgttaataatataAATTGTTCATATTGTTAATATAACAATATAaattgtttcctcaatttctcgttctgatattccattgtttgtgtatagaaatgcaacagatttctgtgtattaattttgtatcctgcaactttatcaaattcgttgatgagctctagtagctttcttatggcatctttaggattttctgtgtatagtgtcatctgcaaatagcaacagttttatttcttcttttccattttggattcctttaatttctttttgtctctgattgctgtggctaggacttccagaactatgttgaataaaagtggcacgagtggccatccttgtcttgttcctgatcttagaggaaatgctttcagcttttcaccattgagtatgatgttagctgtgggtttgtaatatatggcctttattatgttaaggtaggttccctctgtgctgactttctggagagtttttatcgtaaatggatgttgaattttatcaaaagctttttctgcaactattgagatgatcatatgctttttattcttcagtgtgttaatgtggtgtatcacactgattgatttgcagatattgaaaaatccttgcatccctgggataaatcccacttgatcatggtatatgatccttttaacctattgttggatttggtttgctaatatttagttgaggatttttgaatctatgttcatcagtgatattggcctgtacttttctttttttgtgtgggttctttgtctagttttggtatcagggtgatggtggtatcatagaatgagttcagaagtgttccttcctctgccatttttggTACTAGTTTCACAAGGATagttgttaactcttctctaaatgttcggtagaattcacctgtgaagccatctggtcctggactttggcttgttgggagtttttaaattaccaaCCCAATTTCACTACttataattggtctgttcatattttctatttcttcctggtttggtcttgcaagattgtacctttctaagaatttgtccatttcttctaggttgtccattttattggcatatagttgctcaaagtagtctcttatgattctttgtatttctgtggtggcagttgtaacttctctttttttatttctattttattgatttgggactgctccctttttttcttgatgagtctggtaaaggtttatcaattttgtttatcttttcaaagaactagcttttagtttcatcgTCATTcctatttttttagtctctatttcatttctgctctgatctttatgatttctttccttctactaactttgggttttgtttgttcttctttctctagttgctttaggtgtaagattaggctgtttatttgagatatttcttgtttccttgcatctctgtaaacttccctctaagaactgcttttgctatgtcccatagattttggattgttgtgttttcattttcatttgtctccaggtactttttgatttcctctttgacttcttcagtgatccattgattgtttagtagcatattgtttaacctccatgtgtttgtgtttttgcagtCTTTTTCTTGTAGTCGAATTCTatcctcatagtgttgtggtcagaaaagatgcttgatatgatttcaattttcttaaatttaccagggttTGCTTTTttgcccagcatgtgatctatcctggagaatgttccatgtgcacttgaaaagaatgtgtattctgctgctttcagatggaatgctctataaatatcaattaagtccatctggtctcatgtgtcatttaaggcctgtgtttccttattgattttctgtctggatgatctgtccattgatgtaagtggggtgttaaagtcccccactaaaattattatatattcttgtattgatcctttgatcattatgtagtgtccttctttgtctcttgtaaccgtctttttttttttttaaagtctattttgtctgatataaatatagctgttctggctttcttttgatttgcatttgcatggagtacctttttccattccctcactttcagtctgtatgcgtctTTAGATCAGAAGTGTGTCTCTTATctggtcctgtttttgtatccattcagtcagtctttgtcttttggttggatcatttggtctgtttacatttaaggtaattatcaatatgtatgttcctattactattttgttaattgctttggatttgtttttgtaggtcttttcccccccttttttctcctgttctcctgtgttgtgatttgatgactatttttagtggtatgtttggattcctttttcttttttgtgtctgtATCTatcatagatttttgttttgcagttaccatgaagTTTTTGTATAGGAGTCTATATTTATACATGCTTGTTTCAAGTTGCTCATCTCTTAATTTCTAATGCATTTTAGATACACTGCATTTGTAGTCTCCTTTCCTCACTATTACTGTTTTTGATTTTACATTTTACGTCTGactgttttgtgtatcccttaactgcttactGTGGTTacaaatgattttactactttagtcttttaacctccctactagctttgtgcatggatgattttctacctttattgtatgtttgcctttatcaatgagcttttccattttgtaatttgcttgtttctagttgtggccttttcatttCCGCCTAATGAAGTTCCTTTAGCAggtgctgtaaagctggtttggtggtgctgaattcttttagctcttgcttgtgtgtaaagcttttgatttctccatgaaatctggatgagagccttgctggatagagtattcttggttgtaggtttttctctttcatcaatttaagtatatcatgccactcccttttagcctgtagtttctgctgaaaaatcagctgatagccttatcggagttcccttgtgtgttatttgttgcttttcccttgttgcttttaatagtctctctttatatttaacttttgtcaTCTTTCTTACAGTGCATTGTGGTGTATTCCTCtgtgggttaatcctgtatgggactctctgcacttcctgtacttgggtgattgtttccttccccaggttagggcagttttcagctattatctgtTCAATTATTTtcccagaccctttctctttcttccttctgggatccctaaaATGCCAATATTAGTGTGCTTGATGTTAGCCCAGAGGTTTCTTAAGCCGtcctcatttcatttcattcttttttcttctttctgtttaatggcagtgatttccactacctctgtcttccagctcactgatccgtCCTTCTgaatcatttagtctactgtagatccttctggtgtatttttcatatcagttattgttttctttagttctttacattctttatattttctaattcttttttaaaaacttctgattTCTTGCTCTGTGCATCTATTCtcctcccaagttctttgatcgtctttatgatcattactctgaactctttcttgggtgaattgcctatctccacgtgacttagttgttcttctggggttttatcttgtttattcgTGTGAAACATATTCCGCTGTTGCCTCATTTTATGTAAATTgctatttgtgtttttatgtatgtggtaggttGGTTTCGTTCCTCGACCTTGGAAAACTGGCCCTCTGTAGGAAACGTCATTTGTGTCCCAGCAGTGCATTCCCCTCTCATCCCTCAAGGACCAGGGGCCAGCTGGTCCCAGGATAGTGTCTGGACTGTGTTTGTGGACTCAGTCTGCAGGCTGCGgaactgtagttttcttgcttctagtGACTGCCCCCTGGTAGGTGAGCCTGGtgtagaggcttgtgcaggcttcttggtgggaggggctggtgcctgtccccTGGTGGGTAGAACTGGGTGTTGGTCCTCTGATGGACAGGACCATGTCTAGGGGCGTATCTAGAGGAGGCTGTGaactcaggaagtctttaggtaGCCTGTCCGCTGATGGGTTTGACTGTGTCCCTGCCCATTGTGTTGTTTGCCTCAATGCCTCTCAGCACTTGAGCCTATGGACtgctgggtggggccaggtcttggtgccaaaatgtCAGCCTCCACAAGAGCTCACACATGCGGATGAATGCTCCCTGATATATCAGGCACCAgagtctgtgtccccagggtgggccacagccacctccccaggagaccctccaagaccagcaggtaggtctggcccaggcttctatcagattactgcttttgcccttggtccagtgcatgtgagattttgtgtgcgcaCTTtgagagtgaagtctctatttcccccattcCTGTGGAACTCTTGcaatcaagccccactggccttcaaagccaaatgctctgggggctcctcttccccATGccagacccctgggctgggggtggagtctgacaggctcagaactctcacttctttgggagaacttctgcaatataattattctctagTTTGTGGGTTGCACACCTGGGGgtgtgggatttgattatatcatgagTGTGCCACTcatacccatctcattgtggttccatCTTTATGTATTTAGTTGTAGAGAATCTTTTCTGCTAAGTTTCAGTCCTTTTCAACAATGGTTGTTCTGCAGATTGCCCTGATTTTCGTGTGCTTGTGAGAGTAGGTGTGCTTAGGGTctttctctgccatcttggctgctctcccttcagcatttttattacttcctttttGGACTTGGGGTCATGTAGACtagagaggtctgtttcattgcttGTTCTTTCAGGGGGTTTCACctgttcttttaattgggagtaattcttctgctttttcattttacttatatttctcttattctgaatttattttttttaatattaaatttgtttgtttatattctatttttggctgcattgggtcttcgttgcacgtgggctttcttagttgcagcaagcggggctactcttcattacaatgcacgggcttctcattgcggtggcttctcttgttgcagagcgcgggctctaggtgcgcaggcttcagtagttgtggcacacaggctcagtagttgtggctcacgggctctagagcacagtctcagtagttgtggcacacgggcttagttgctccgcggcatgtgggatcttcccggaccagggctcgaacctgtatcccctgcattggcaggcatattgttaaccactgtgccaccagggaagtccctcttactCTGAATTTAGGGAAAACAGTTGTCTACCGTGGTTTTGAAGGGCTGTTTTTATCTGGGAGTGACCCTGTGTAGACTGTATGAGTCCAgtatttttggtgtgagggctgtttttggCTTGCTgtgtctttcctcagggtgtactGGCCCTTGTCTCCTTGATATAGGTGGTGTGTTTGATATTGTGTTGACTGGAGCCTGCCCTGGATGTTGGGCAGGGCCTCCTCTTTTCTCTGTGATTGTTACAGCCCTGTCAGGGGTAGAGTCTGCTCCCCATTTGTTGGAGTGGAAACCCCTAGATCCGATTCTAAGCTTCAATGTGAGGTAGGCAGGACTAGAGCACTCCCTCTGGGAAAGGAGCCCCTGTGTTCCTCCCCAGGAGCTGTTTGCTGTGATGTACAACTCTGTGACACTGCCTGCCACCTGGTGTGCACACCCACAGAGATCACTCTTGCTGGCATTGCCCTCAGGGGCTGCATCTGCTGCAGGAGTGCTTGGAATCGGCTTGGAGATTAGATGTGGGTGAGAAACCCTGACAAAACCATGGGCGAGAAAGTCCTCTGGAGCTGCAGCCCCACACCTAAAGCGGGAGGGCCAGTGATCACCTCAGTATTCAGTGCCACCTCCATGTGTGCGTGCCCACAAAGTTTGCAAAACCCGCAGCAGTTGGAGCTGTGCCCTGCTGTGAGCACGCTGATAGTGAGGCTGCTATAGTGGacccttgcccctcccttccCATGTTGACAGTGGGGCTCCTACGGCAACCCCATGCTCCATCCTGTGCACACCCCCAGGTGTGGCTCGGGCCACGCTCCAGGCCCTTTGagctgtcttcacgcagccaaaCCAAGTCATCTCCTCAGGTCTGTCTGCTGAAGCCTGAGTTTCAACACCCAATCGCTATGCACGCCAGCAGGCGCGCCTCAGACTGGAAAGTGTGGCAATGTGGCAAAGACCGTCTGTGCTAGTCTCTCTACCCTGTGGGGCAGCAGACCAGCTCCTGCACTCTGCTTTtgagcctctgaagctccctttctgtcccaGCAGACCTCCCAGCCAGTGAAGGAGGTCTCCAGGGTGAGGGAACCTTTtgtctttcacagctccctcccaagggtgcaggtcccatcccaattccacttctcccttttcccctcaTCCTACGTGGTTTCGTGGAAATCTTTCTTGCAGTTTTGGTTGTCTGAGATCTTCTGCAAGCTTTCAGTAGGTATCATGTATggattgttccacatgtagatgtatctttgatgtatttgtgggagcaggtgagctccatgtccctctactccaccatcttgatctcctcccCCTTTCTATACTTTTTTGACTTTTGAACCATATATTTATTAACCTAAGTAAAGGTAAAACAGAATTatataaaaaatctcagaaaattttTCACTTTCCAACCCACATTATTGGCATTGTATTAATTACCACCATTTTGGCTTAATGTATGTCCATAAAAGTTATTTGTTCTGAATTAAGaagtctattattttattttattttattttttttaatggaatctgTGCCCTTGGgtcagttttaattttatttatttatttatttatttttggctgtgtcgggtcttcgtttctgtacgagggccttctctagttgtggcaagcggggtccactcttcatcacggtgcacgggcctctcactatcgtggcctcttttattgcggagcacaggctccaaacgcgcaggctcagtagttgtggctcacaggcctagttgctccgcggcatgtgggatcttcccagaccagggcttgaacccgtgtcccctgcattagcaggcagactctcaaccactgcgccaccagggaagcccaagaagtctattattttaaattattaaagttaTCCATAATTACTTGGGGGATAAAAGGTCATAAATAGTGACTAAAAGAGGATCACAGGATGGAGAAACTGGCAGAGTCTGGGTCTGACTGTCCTTCACTTGTTCCTTGTCTCTGTCTCTTAGGTGCTTCCTTCATCAGCTTCAGGCCAAGTTCGAAGTTACTATGTAGATTGGAAAATGTTGCGTGatgtgaagagaagaaaaatggccTATGAGTATGCAGATGAGAGGCTTCGGATCAATTCTCTCAGGAAGAATACCATTCTGCCAAAAGACCTTCAGGTTAGCTAAGTAAGATGAGTATCTACCATAAAA carries:
- the MRPS14 gene encoding small ribosomal subunit protein uS14m isoform X2, which codes for MAVSTFGAVLRTVRQVLPSSASGQVRSYYVDWKMLRDVKRRKMAYEYADERLRINSLRKNTILPKDLQTDVLEVMSVFT